The genomic interval GGTGTCTTGAAACACATCCGGGCCGTCGTGCTGCTGGGAGCGAGCCTGTGCGTCATCCCCACCGCGCGAGCCGTCTGCTCCTTCAAGTCGACCGTGGGGCCAAGCTTCGGCGCCTACACGAGCGCCGCCACCCTTCCGCTCGACACCACGGGAAGCATCACCTATCGCTGCGACTCCCAGCCCGCGTTGGCCACCATCGCGCTGGACCTGAGCACGGGCAGTGGTGGGAGCTACTCCCCGCGGACGCTCCAGGGCCCTTCGGGCCACACTCTCAACTACAATCTCTATCAGGATGCCGCGCGGCTGCGCATCTGGGGCAATGGCACCCTGGGCACCACGCGCTATGGCCCGGTGTTGTGCGTGAACGGGGCCGACGTCACCCTCACCATCTACGGACGAATCCCCGCGGGGCAGGCGGCGGCCGCGGGCTCGTATTCCGACACGCTGGTCATCACGATGACCTTCTGAGCCCCGCCTCGCACCCTGCTCGTGCCGAGGGCGGGCGGGGAAGTTGAACTCGCTCCAGCCGGGTGGCTCGCCTATCCTTGGACCTCATGAGTCCATCCGCCCCCATCGCGACCACGTTCATCACCCACGAAGTCACCAATCAGGCGCCCCCCCTGGTGTACGACGCCTGGAAGACGGACCTGCCGCTGCGCGAGGCCGTGGCGCGCGAGGGCGCGAGCTGGGCGGAGGCGGACATCGCGAAGTACGGCCCGCTGGCGGGCGGCGAGCTGATGCAGCTGGGCTTCGTCGCCAACGAGAACAAGCCCAAGTTCAAGCCGTTCGACCGCTATGGCAACCGGCTGGACGAGGTGGAGTTCCATCCGGCCTACCACCGCATCATGGAAGCGGCCATCACCCACGGCATCCCCAACTACGCGTGGCGGCACGAGCAGACGCCCGGGGCGCACGTCGCGCGCATGGCGCTCTCGTATCTCCACAACCAGGCGGACCAGGGCACCAGCTGTCCGCTGACGATGACGTACGCGTGTGTGCCCACGTTCCGTCACCACGCGGGGCTCGCCGCCGAGTGGCTGCCGCGCATCACCTCGGCGTCGTATGACTCGCGCTTCATCCCCGCCAGCCAGAAGACGGGCATCACCATCGGCATGGGCATGACGGAGAAGCAGGGCGGCTCCGACGTGCGCAGCAACACCACGCGCGCGCAGCCGTTGGGCGCGCGCGGACCGGGCAACGCGTACGCGCTCGTGGGCCACAAGTTCTTCTTCTCCGCGCCCATGAGCGACGCGTTCTTCGTGCTCGCGCAGTCCGAGGGTGGCCTGTCGTGCTTCCTCCTGCCGCGCTTCACGCCCACCGGAGAGCGCAACGCCATCCGCATCCAGCGGCTCAAGGACAAGCTGGGCGACTGGAGCAACGCCAGCTCGGAGGTGGAGTTCCAGGGCGCGGTGGCCTTCATGGTCGGCGAGGAAGGCCGCGGCGTGTCCACCATCCTGGAGATGGTCGCCCTCACGCGCCAGGACTGCATGATTGGCTCCAGCAGCCTCATGCGCCAGGCGCTGGTGCAGGCCATCCACCACGCGCGACACCGCAAGGCCTTTGGCCGGCGGCTCATCGAACAGCCGTTGATGATGAACGTGCTGGCGGACCTGGCGCTCGAGTCCGAGGCCCACACCGTGCTGACCGCGCGCGTGTCACGCGCCGTGGACGCAAGCCACCGAGACCCGCGCGAGGCCGCCTTCGCCCGCATGGCCACCGCCGTGGGCAAGTACTGGGTCTGCAAGCGCGCCCCGGCCTTCGTCAACGAGGCGCAGGAGTGCCTGGGCGGCGCCGGCTACGTGGAGGAGGCCAACCTGCCGCGGCTCTACCGCCAGGCTCCGCTCAACTCCATCTGGGAGGGCAGCGGCAACATCCAGTGCCTGGACGTGCTGCGCGCCGCCACCCGTGAGCCGGAGAGCCGCGAGGCCCTGTTCCAGGAGCTGATGGCGGCCCAGGGTGCACACCCCGCGCTCGACGCGGAGATGGCGCGCATCTCCAAGGACTTCTCCGACACCGCCACCCTGGAGACCCGCTCGCGCTTCGTCGTCGAGCGGCTGGCCCTGGCGCTCCAGGCCTCGCTCCTCCTGCGCGCGGGCAACCGTCAGGTCGCCGACACTTTCTGCGAGACGCGGCTGGGCGGAGCCCACGGCAACTGCTTCGGCACCCTGCCCGCACATGCGCCCATGAAGGCCCTCATCGAGCGTGCGTTCGGAGAAGGCGCCGCGAGCTGACTTGAAG from Myxococcus stipitatus carries:
- a CDS encoding isovaleryl-CoA dehydrogenase produces the protein MSPSAPIATTFITHEVTNQAPPLVYDAWKTDLPLREAVAREGASWAEADIAKYGPLAGGELMQLGFVANENKPKFKPFDRYGNRLDEVEFHPAYHRIMEAAITHGIPNYAWRHEQTPGAHVARMALSYLHNQADQGTSCPLTMTYACVPTFRHHAGLAAEWLPRITSASYDSRFIPASQKTGITIGMGMTEKQGGSDVRSNTTRAQPLGARGPGNAYALVGHKFFFSAPMSDAFFVLAQSEGGLSCFLLPRFTPTGERNAIRIQRLKDKLGDWSNASSEVEFQGAVAFMVGEEGRGVSTILEMVALTRQDCMIGSSSLMRQALVQAIHHARHRKAFGRRLIEQPLMMNVLADLALESEAHTVLTARVSRAVDASHRDPREAAFARMATAVGKYWVCKRAPAFVNEAQECLGGAGYVEEANLPRLYRQAPLNSIWEGSGNIQCLDVLRAATREPESREALFQELMAAQGAHPALDAEMARISKDFSDTATLETRSRFVVERLALALQASLLLRAGNRQVADTFCETRLGGAHGNCFGTLPAHAPMKALIERAFGEGAAS
- a CDS encoding spore coat U domain-containing protein, with protein sequence MSSGVLKHIRAVVLLGASLCVIPTARAVCSFKSTVGPSFGAYTSAATLPLDTTGSITYRCDSQPALATIALDLSTGSGGSYSPRTLQGPSGHTLNYNLYQDAARLRIWGNGTLGTTRYGPVLCVNGADVTLTIYGRIPAGQAAAAGSYSDTLVITMTF